The proteins below come from a single Natrinema sp. SYSU A 869 genomic window:
- the rocF gene encoding arginase: protein MDRTVRIIGAPMDYGANRRGVDMGPSAIRYADLADGLERAGVEPIDDGDLTMPRAEERDPDADQPSRGNAKFLREVEDVCKRVSDRVAATLADGEFPLVLGGDHSVAIGSLTGSARDADLGAIWFDAHADLNTPETTPSGNVHGMPLAAALGRGAFGETEWAPAPRLRESSIAYVGLRCIDDSERDLIRESDMTAFTMSDIDQRGISAVVDDALAVATDGTDGVHVSLDLDWLDPKEAPGVGTPVRGGVTYREAHAALEALSRHDEAEEILRSMDVVEVNPILDKANETATLAAELTASAFGERIL from the coding sequence ATGGACCGAACCGTCAGAATCATCGGTGCGCCGATGGACTACGGGGCGAATCGACGCGGCGTCGACATGGGACCGTCCGCGATTCGGTACGCGGACCTCGCGGACGGCCTCGAGCGGGCGGGCGTCGAGCCCATCGACGACGGCGACCTGACGATGCCGCGAGCGGAAGAGCGAGACCCTGATGCCGACCAGCCCAGTCGGGGGAACGCGAAGTTCCTCCGGGAAGTCGAGGACGTCTGCAAACGGGTGAGCGACCGGGTCGCAGCGACGCTCGCGGACGGCGAGTTCCCGCTCGTTCTGGGCGGGGATCACTCGGTCGCGATCGGCTCACTCACCGGCTCAGCACGCGACGCCGACCTCGGTGCGATCTGGTTCGATGCCCACGCCGATCTCAATACACCTGAGACGACCCCCAGCGGGAACGTTCACGGAATGCCGCTGGCCGCGGCCCTCGGTCGCGGCGCGTTCGGCGAGACGGAGTGGGCACCTGCGCCCCGGCTACGGGAGTCGTCGATCGCCTACGTCGGGCTCCGGTGCATCGATGACAGCGAGCGCGACCTGATCCGTGAGAGCGACATGACCGCATTCACCATGTCCGATATCGATCAGCGGGGGATTTCCGCGGTCGTCGACGACGCCCTCGCAGTCGCGACCGACGGCACCGACGGCGTCCACGTCAGTCTCGATCTCGACTGGCTCGATCCGAAGGAAGCACCCGGTGTCGGCACCCCCGTCCGTGGCGGCGTCACCTACCGGGAAGCCCACGCCGCACTCGAGGCGCTCTCCCGACACGATGAGGCCGAGGAAATCCTCCGATCGATGGACGTCGTCGAGGTGAATCCGATCCTGGACAAGGCGAACGAAACAGCGACGCTGGCGGCAGAACTAACCGCGAGCGCGTTCGGCGAGCGGATCCTCTGA
- a CDS encoding NAD(P)/FAD-dependent oxidoreductase, giving the protein MTENVVVLGAGYAGTGAINKLQSELGDNARLTWIADVDYHLVLHESHRVIRDPDVRSDITFPVNQIADPSTRFIRDEVTGLDVDEQVVELTNSDDVEYDYVLVGLGSQTAYYGIPGLEDHSLTLKSLDDALEIHEAVKEASQDATRGDPAQVVIGGAGLSGIQTAGEIAEFRDEHRAPIEIHLVEALEEIFPGNDPEVQQALRDLLEEAGIQIHTDDPITEATEDHIEFDEGEPLDHDILVWTGGITGRDAMDTADLEKEHNRVNTGANFQTSDERVFAIGDSAIIDQGDRPAPPTAQAAWQAADVAGENISRAIENRPLQTWEHVDKGTVISVGEKAVAHDVKPAFGISLPVDTFGGIPAQNLKKMIAARWIADITSWNKARKSWSSL; this is encoded by the coding sequence ATGACTGAGAACGTCGTCGTGCTCGGTGCTGGATATGCCGGTACCGGTGCAATCAACAAGCTCCAGTCGGAGCTTGGGGACAACGCGCGGTTAACTTGGATCGCTGACGTCGACTATCACCTCGTGCTACACGAGTCCCACCGCGTCATTCGAGACCCGGACGTTCGGTCCGACATCACGTTCCCGGTCAATCAGATCGCGGACCCGTCGACCCGGTTCATCCGGGACGAAGTCACCGGCCTCGACGTCGACGAGCAGGTCGTCGAACTCACGAACAGCGACGACGTCGAATACGACTACGTTCTCGTCGGTCTCGGCAGCCAGACCGCCTACTACGGCATCCCTGGCCTCGAGGACCACTCCCTGACCCTGAAGAGCCTCGACGACGCACTCGAGATCCACGAGGCCGTCAAAGAGGCCAGCCAGGACGCCACCCGCGGCGATCCCGCACAGGTCGTCATCGGCGGTGCCGGCCTCTCCGGCATCCAGACCGCCGGCGAGATCGCCGAATTCCGCGACGAGCACCGCGCACCCATCGAGATCCACCTCGTCGAGGCACTCGAGGAGATCTTCCCCGGCAACGACCCCGAGGTCCAGCAGGCCCTGCGCGACCTGCTCGAGGAAGCCGGCATCCAGATCCATACGGACGACCCGATCACCGAGGCCACCGAGGACCACATCGAGTTCGACGAGGGCGAGCCCCTCGACCACGACATTCTCGTCTGGACCGGCGGCATCACGGGTCGGGACGCAATGGATACCGCCGACCTCGAGAAGGAACACAACCGCGTCAACACCGGCGCGAACTTCCAGACCTCCGACGAGCGTGTGTTCGCGATCGGCGACTCGGCGATCATCGATCAGGGCGATCGGCCCGCGCCGCCGACGGCACAGGCCGCCTGGCAAGCCGCGGATGTCGCCGGTGAGAACATCTCCCGTGCGATCGAGAACCGGCCGCTCCAGACCTGGGAACACGTGGACAAGGGGACCGTCATCTCCGTCGGTGAGAAGGCAGTCGCCCACGACGTGAAGCCGGCCTTCGGGATCTCCCTGCCCGTCGATACCTTCGGCGGTATCCCGGCCCAGAACTTGAAGAAGATGATTGCAGCCCGCTGGATCGCCGACATCACATCTTGGAACAAGGCACGGAAGTCCTGGTCGTCGCTGTAA